The window GAGCCCGGCCAGTTCAACTCGGCTGCACCATCGCGTGATTGCCTCGCGCACGCGTCCGGCAATGCGGCCGATCATCCCGATCGGGTGCGCCGGTATCCGACGGACATGACGTCGCGAGGGTGAACTGCCCCGGCGTCGGCTCGGCCAGCCAGCCGCGCGACCAGGCCGCCCCTTCACGCCACACCGGAACCTGCGACTTCGGCTTCGCCGCATCCCGGGGCGCCGACCGCACATCCGCATCCGGCGGATCCGAAACGGCCTCTGCCTCGGCGGTGCCGTTGCCCTCCGGAGCCAGCACCGTATCGACCCGTCTGCGGGCGATCACCCACTCCTGCCATTCCAACTCGGCCGCGGCCAACTCGGTCTGCGATTGCGGCCATCCGGTGCTCGGCTTCGATGGTGAAGCCGAGCGTGTCGTACTCCTGGCTGAACCACCCGTTGCGTGACCGCTGTTGCGTGCCCTGGCTGATCTTCCTGCCGCAGTGGGTGTGAGGGGTTGCAGCCAGGCGCGCAACGCCCTCCTACACGGGGAAGTAGAACGAGCAGGTCTGGCGAACCGCTGGCCACGGGGCGGACCAGGTCGGCAGAGGCGCGGCCGAGTTCGCAGGCCCGGATGATGCCCGGACAGGCGAGCCGGACCTGCAGCAGCCGCTCGTCCTGGCTCTCGGTGAGCGTCTCGCGGGGCCGCGTGATCCTTGCGGTATGTCATGCTGCCGCGCGGCCGCATGATCGTCGAACGGAACGGGGAGGTCGTAAACCAGACGGCTGGATTTATCCTCTCACCATGGCTTACGACTCCTCCGCAACGCGTGCGCGCCTACTCGAAGCCGCACACGGCGAGTTCGTCACTCATGGGCTCGCCGGTGCCCGTGTCGAACGGATCGCCAAGGCAGCTCCGGCCAACAAGCAGGCAATCTACGCCTACTTCGGCTCCAAGGACGACCTCTTCGACGCGGTGCTCGACGCACGCCTGAAGATCCTGGCCGATGTGGCGCCATTCACCCCGGGCGACCTGCCGGCGTATGCGGGCGCGCTCTTCGACGCCTTCATCGCGGACCCCGACCTGATCCGGCTCACACAGTGGAAGACGCTTGAACGTCCCGAAGCCTCCCCCGGGGAACTGGAGGCCCACCTTTCCAAGGCCCAGGCCATCGCCGACGCCTACGGCGCGGACCTCGAAGCCGCGATGGACGCTTTGATGATCGCACTGTCCGCAGCACAGGCATGGCTGGCAACGCCTCCCGCCATTCGCAATCCGCGGCAGGCAGACGAGACCACCAGACGGCGGCGACACCGCGCTGCCGTCGTCGCCGCGACCGCCGCCATGGCCGAGCAACTTCCGGCCGCCACAGACTGAGACACCTGCCCGGGAACCACTGCCGCAAGAGCCGCGCACCGCCTCGTACGGCCACGGACGCGGCACCGCCGACCTGAGAGGCAGCACACGACCGCCCCAAAGCAACCATCCGGTTGTTTTAATGAGAGAGGCGCGCTACATTGCAAACAACTGGTTGGATTCAAATCGGAGCCAAGGAGATACACCGTGGAGCCCAAGACCGTCGTCAGGAACTTCTGGACGGACTACGAGAAGGGCGACCTGGAGAGCACCTGGGACCAGTACATCGCCGCAGACCTGACCATCCACCCCTCGTCCGGGTTCGAGTTCACCCGCCAGAGCTGGCTCGAGGCGGAACAGGCCCTTTTCGCGGCCTTCACCGACGTCCACGTCGAGGTCCTTGACCAGGTCGCCGAGGGCGACAAGGTCGCCACTCGGTGGGCGCTCACCGCCCGCCAGACCGGCGAGTTCTTCGGGGTGCCTTCCGCAGGACGCAGCGGCAGGCTCACCGGCACCACCGTCGACGTCGTCCGGGACGGCAAGATCGCCGAGCACTGGGGCGAGGTCGGCGTCCCGCACTTCCTGCATCAGCTCGGCGGTGCGGCATGACGGCCAGGCGATTCCCGGGAGCCCTCGGCACCCTGGTTGACGATGCCGATCACAGCCGACTCCCACGGCCGACCACCGAGGTCGCCTGACCCATCGGCAACAGCTTCGCCGAGACCGCCGCGGAACTTTCGGCCCCCGGCGCAACCCCGCACACCTTCGCAGAACCCGCAACCCCCGGCGCAGCTCAGGGCAACGACACCTTGCCCCCACACCATGGGCGTCCGCACCGGCCACCACCGTTGCACCCCGCCGGCTGGAAGGCCGCCTTCCGCGCATTCACCCCGCACGTCCTGCGGGACTCTCAACGGACCAGCATCAGGAGCCCTTCTCGTGTCTGAAACCACCCTCATCCCCTACGGAGCCACGTCCACAGCCCTGGAGGTCCTCGCGGGCGTCGACCTGAGTGGCCGGCGCGCGGTCGTCACTGGCGGTTCGTCGGGCATCGGCCTGGAAACCGCCCTGGCCCTGGCCGGTACGGGCGCCGAGGTCACCCTCGCCGTGCGGGACACCAAGGCCGGCGCGCACGCCGCCGATCGCATTCGCCAGGACACCGGCAGCGGCAACGTGTACGTCGCCCACCTCGACCTGGACGACTTGAACAGTGTCCACGCGTTCGCCGGCGACTGGAACGGCCCGCTGCACATCCTGGTCAACAACGCCGGCATCATGGCCCTGCCCGAACTGACGCGCACCACGCAGGGATGGGAGAAGCAGTACGCGGTAAACGTACTGGGCCACGCGCTGCTCACGCTCAGCCTCCACGACGCGCTGCGCGCGGCCGGTGGTGCCCGCGTCGTCACCGTCGCTTCCTCCGCGCACCTGATGGCACCGGTCGACTTCGAAGACATCCACTTCACCCGTCGTCCCTACCAGCCGTGGACGGCTTACGGCCAGTCGAAGTCGGCAGCGATCCTGTTCACTGTGGCCCTGGCCGGCAAGTGGGCGACCGACGGCATCACCGCCAACGCCCTGCACCCCGGCGGCATCATGACCAACCTCCAGCGCCATCTCAGCGCCGACCAGTTGCGCTTCGTCGGCGCCACCGACGAGCAGGGCAACAAGCTGCAGGTACCCCCGGGCTGGAAAACTCCCC of the Streptomyces sp. NBC_01788 genome contains:
- a CDS encoding TetR/AcrR family transcriptional regulator: MAYDSSATRARLLEAAHGEFVTHGLAGARVERIAKAAPANKQAIYAYFGSKDDLFDAVLDARLKILADVAPFTPGDLPAYAGALFDAFIADPDLIRLTQWKTLERPEASPGELEAHLSKAQAIADAYGADLEAAMDALMIALSAAQAWLATPPAIRNPRQADETTRRRRHRAAVVAATAAMAEQLPAATD
- a CDS encoding ester cyclase, whose translation is MEPKTVVRNFWTDYEKGDLESTWDQYIAADLTIHPSSGFEFTRQSWLEAEQALFAAFTDVHVEVLDQVAEGDKVATRWALTARQTGEFFGVPSAGRSGRLTGTTVDVVRDGKIAEHWGEVGVPHFLHQLGGAA
- a CDS encoding SDR family NAD(P)-dependent oxidoreductase; this translates as MSETTLIPYGATSTALEVLAGVDLSGRRAVVTGGSSGIGLETALALAGTGAEVTLAVRDTKAGAHAADRIRQDTGSGNVYVAHLDLDDLNSVHAFAGDWNGPLHILVNNAGIMALPELTRTTQGWEKQYAVNVLGHALLTLSLHDALRAAGGARVVTVASSAHLMAPVDFEDIHFTRRPYQPWTAYGQSKSAAILFTVALAGKWATDGITANALHPGGIMTNLQRHLSADQLRFVGATDEQGNKLQVPPGWKTPQQGAATSALLAASPLTEGLTGRYFEDCQEAEPQPAPAPGKTGVAAWAIDQNAAEHLWKNITSELGL